GACGTCGCGCGCGCCGTCCGCGACGACGAGCGCACGCTGCGGCTGCTGCTGAAGGCGGTGCCGCCGAGTGCGCGCGGGGAGCTGTTCGCCGCGGCGATGCGCGGCGTCGACCTGACCACCGCCGAGCTCGGGGACGACCTGCTGGACGTCCTGCCGCGCGAGGTGCGAGTCCGCGAGGCGCGCCGGATGCTGGGGCTGCGCGCGGTCGCCGATGTCCCGCACCGGGTGCGGCAGGTGACCGCGTTCCTGCCGTTCGAGGAAGCCCGTCCCGTCCTCGACGAGCCGACCCGGCGGCCGGACGCGAACGAGCGCGGGTCCGGGTACGCGCTGCTCGTCCGCTGCGCGGGGCGCGAGCGCGACCCGGACGTCCTGGCCGCGCTGCTGGAGTCGTTCGACCGGCTCCGCAACGAGCAGGACCCGGTCCGGTGGAACGTGCTGAACGCGCTGGCGTCCGTCCCGGAGGGCCTGCTGCGCCGCGAGCACGCGGCGGTGGTCGCCCGGTTCGCCCGCGACGCGCTGGACGCCCGCGACTGCTCGTTCCTCACCCGGCAGGAGCTCGCGCGGCTCGCGATCGCGTTCACCCGCCAGGGGGCGCACCGCGACGACGGCGACCTCGCCGTGGCCGGGATCGAGCTGCTGGAACGGGTCGCCGGGCACGCCGGCGGCCTGCACTTCGGCCGGCTGGACCGGGGGCTGCGGCGCGGGCTGGAGCACCGGCTCGCCGAGCATCTCGCCCCCCTGCTCGAGCGGGGCGCGCGCCGCGACGACCACGCGCTCGCGCTGACGCTCGTCCGGGCGCTCGGCCGCCGCGCCCACGGCGTCCCGCTGCTGCAGGACGCGCTGGAGAAGGCGCTCGACGCGACCGGCGACGACGTCATCACCACCGCGATCACGCTGTGGCTGGAGCCGCCGGCGACGCGCGGAGCCCGGGTCGAGCGGATCGTCGGCAAGGACCCGTCGGCCGTCATGGTCCCCGCGGTGCTCGCGGCGATCGCCGCCGAGCGCACCGACCTGCTGCACCTCGTGCTGTCCCCCACGTCCGGCGGCCGGTTCCGGCGCGACGACGTCACCTACGTCCCGCGGGCGGAACCGGCGTGGACGCGGCGCTGGACGGCCCGCCAGCACGCCGCCTACCTGCGGCTGCTGGAGGGGGCGGCGAACGACGGCGGCGTCCCGGACGCCGACCGGGGCCGGGCGGTCGCGGCGATCGCGGCGGTGCCCGGCGTCGGCGCCGAGCGGCTGCGCCCCTACCTGGAGTCGGGCGACGCGCACCTGCGGCGGGCGGCGCTGACCGCCGCGCCGTGGACGTCGGCGCCGCAGGACGTCCTGCCGGACCTGCTCGCGCTCGCCTCGTCCGACGACGCGCACGTCGCCGTCCACGCGGCGGGCCGCGCGGCGCGGTTCGTCCGCCCGTCGACGCTGGGCCCGCTGCTGCGGCCGGTGCTGGCGGAGGGCAAGATCACGGCGCGGAAGGAGGCGCTGCGGATCCTGCTGCGCACCCGCGTGCCGGACGCGCCGGCCATCGTCGCCGAGGCCTGGGACGACCCGGGCCAGCACCGGGACGTCCGCGCGGCGATCGCGTCGGCGCTGCGCCCCTACATCGCCGACCCGGTGGCGCGCCGCGTCCTGACCGAGGCGGCGCGGGGGGCGCGCGACGTGGCGCGGCAGGTGCTCGGCGGATGGCCGCACGAGATCGAGGAGCGGTTCCGGGCCGAGTACGCGGCGCTGGTCGTCCGGGTGGCGGGCTCGCCCGAGCCGGAGGCGGCCGACGCGGCGCTGGAGGTGGTGGGCCGGTGGGCGCAGTGGGCGCCGGAGGTCCCCGCCCTGCTCGCCGGCGTCTTCAACGACCTCGGGGAGACGCGCCGCTGGCGCGCCGCGATGTTCTCGCTGCTGGGTTGCGTCCACGCCGGGCTGGGGGCGGACGAACTGGGCACGGCCGTCGCGACGCTCGCCGGGGCGGTGGACGACGCGGACCCGGGCGCCGACGCGGGCGCCGAACGCGACCGTCCGGCCGCGCAGCGCCTCGCCGCGCTGGTGAAGGCGGTCCGCGACACCGCCGCGCGGGACCGCGCCGCCGCCGAGCCCGCGCTCGACGCCGTCGACGGGCGCCTCCCGGACCCGCTCGCGCTCGAACTGGCGGCCGCCACGCTCGACTGGGAGGACGACGACGCGGACGAGGCCGTGGACGCGCTCGCCGACGGCTGCGCGGACCTCGGCGTCCTCTCCGTCGCCCGGCTCGCCGCGACGCTCGCGGGCGACGAGGACGACGACGACATGTACTACGAGCTCGCGGACGCCGACCTTCCGGACGCCGAGGACGTCCACCCGCACGCCGTCCGGCTCGCGGAGCGCGGCGACCTGCCCGGCGGCCTGTTCGCGTGCGCGCTCGCGCGGGTGCAGGGTCCCGAGGCGGGCTGGCCGGACGAGTGGCGGGAGCTGCTGCGCGACCTGCGGGCCCACCCGGACGGCGAGGTGGCGTTCACCGCCCGGGGGATCTACACCGCCGACGAGTGAGCCGGTTCCCGCACGTCGCGGTCCAGGGTGACCGCCGCGAGGAACAGGTGCGTCGTGGTGCCGGTGAGGAGGTACGACAGCGCGAGCGCCCGGAAGTCGCGGTCGCGCCAGGCGACGCGGGCGGATGACGGGCGGATGACGGGCGGCGGCCACGGAGAAACGATCTTGGGGCTGTCGTGGTGGGCTAGCAAGCATTAGGTTGTGCACATGCGCGTTCTCATCACCGGGGCCTCCGGATTCGTCGGGTCCCATACCGTTCGCGCCCTGTTGGAACATGGGCACACGCCGCGCGCGCTGGTGCGCGACCCCGGCAAGGCGACCCGGGTCCTGGAGAAGCTGGGTGTCGCGGCCGGGGACGTCGAGTTCGTCCGGGGCGACATGCTGGACGCCGGGGCCGTCGCCGAGGCCCTCGACGGGTGCGACGCCGCGATCCACGCCGCCGCCGCGATCGGCGTCACCGGCGGCGCCGGCGACGTCGTCGAGGCGAACGTCACCGGTACCCGCAACGTCGTCGGCGGGGCCGTCGCCGCCGGGCTCGCCCCGGTCGTCCACGTGTCCACGATCGGCGTGTTCGTCCCGCCGTCCGCGCCCGTCATCACCGCCGACGCGCCCCTCGCGAGCCCCCGCACCGACTACGGCCGCTCGAAGATCGCCGCCGAGCGGTACGCGCGCGGCCTGCAGGACGACGGTGCGCCCGTCACGATCGTCTATCCCGGCGGCGTGTTCGGCCCCGACCAGCCCGTCCTCGACGCGCTCCCGGAGGGACTCGCCGGGGCGCTGTCGCTGGCCTGGCCGCTGCCGGGCGGCGGCGTCTCGGTGCTCGACGTCCGCGACCTCGCCGAGGCCCTCGCCCGCGCCGCCGAGTCCCGGCAGGGCCCGAGCCGCTGGGTGCTCGGCGGCCACTACCTGACGTGGCCGCGGCTCGCGGCGCTGTGCGACCGGCTCACCGGCGTGCGGCCGCGCGGCTTCCGCGTCCCGTCCGCGGTGATGCTCGGCCTCGGGTCCGCGCTCGACGCCGCCAAGCGCGTCCGCCCGTTCGGCTACCCGCTGACGCGCGACGCGGCCGAGTTCATGGTGACGCTCGTCCCGACCGACGACCGCCCGATCCTGGACGCGCTCGACCTCACCCTGCGCCCCGTCCAGGACACGGTCGCCGACGGGCTGCGCTGGCTCGCCGCGTCCGGGCACCTGAGCCCCCGCCGCGCCGGGCGGCTCGCCCCCGCCGAGGCACCGCCCGACCCCACCCTCCTCCAGCGGACGCTCGGCCCCGTCTTCCACCGGGTATCCGGCGCCCCCTGGTTCGCGAAGGTCGGGCCGAGGATCGTCCCGCCCGTCGACCGGACGCTGAGCCGCCTCACCGGCGGACGGTTCCTCATCGGCCAGGCGCTCGTCCCGAGCCTCGTCCTCACCGCGACCGGCGCCGTCAGCGGGCGGCCGCGCCGCACGCCGCTGGCGTGCCTGCCCGAGCCGGACGGCGGCTGGCTCGTCGTCGGGTCCAACTTCGGCCGCGAGAAGCACCCCGCCTGGACCGGCAACCTCCTCAAGACCCCCGAGGCCGAGGTCGCCTTCCGCGGGAGGAACGTTCCCGTCAAGGCGCACCTCCTCGACGACGCCGAACGCGAGGAGGTCTGGCCGCGTCTCGTCCAGGTATGGCCCGTCTACGACCGGTACGTGGAGCGCGCCGGCCGGCAGCTCCGCATCTTCCGCCTCACCCCTCGCTGACCGTCAGGAGCCGCGCAGGGACTTCGAGAGGCGGCGGCCGAGCAGCAGGTAGGCGAGGACGACGCCGGCGACGTTGAGGATCACGTCGTCGATGTCGAAGGCGCGGCCGAGCACGAACGCGCCCTGCACCAGCTCGATGGCGAGCGAGAACAGGCCGGTCAGGACGGCGAGCCGCAGCGGGCCGCGCAGCCGCTTGGCGACCAGCGGCAGCAGCACGCCCAGCGGGGCGAACAGCGCGAGGTTGCCGCCGATCTGGACCAGCGCCTCCCCGGCCGGACGATCGAGGTAGAAGCGCAGGGAGTCGCCGGGCGTGAAGTTCGCCCCGGCCTGCCCGCGGTCGCGGACGGGCGACAGGGTGAACTGGAACGCGACGTAACAGAAGGCGCCGAGCAGGCCGAGCGCCGCGACGGCGACGGCGGCGCGCAGCGCGATGACGTGCCGGGGCACTCGTTCACCGGGCGGGGCGGGCTGCCACATTTCGACCAACACGGCGGCCCTCCTCCCCCGCGCCCGCCCGTCCATGCCCGCCGCCTCGTTTCGGACGCCCGTTACCCACTGCACCGCTCGTACCGAACCCGCCGGGACGCGCGGCGCCGCGCGTCCCGGCGAGGGGGTCAGCGCCGGACGACCTCGACCAGGTAGCGCCCGCCGGGGTCGCGCCGGACGCCGTGGACGTCCGCGGCCAGGTCGGGGAACGCGAGGTCGAAGGACTCCAGCGCGCGCAGGTACGCCAGCGCCGGGCCGTCGGCGGGGCCGGCCGCCTCCCCCGGCATCAGCATCGGGATGCCCGGCGGGGTGACCACGACGGTGGCCGCGACGACCCGGCCCGGCAGCTCGTCCAGCGGGACGCGCTCGGTGCCGCCGCGGATGAGGGCCGCGTGGCATTCGGCGGGGGTCAGGACGGGCTCGGGCAGGTCGGTGAACACCCGGTCGAGGAGGCCGCCGAGGTCCGAGTCGCGCAGCGTCCCGTGCGCGGCGTCGCAGAACTCCCGCAGCGACGCCCCGGGCGGCCCGAAGCCCGGGAGCAGCGCGTCCAGGCGGACGCCGCCGTCGTAGGCGTTCTTGAAGTCGAAGAGGGCGTCGATCAGCGTGCCCCATTTGCCCTTGGTGATCCCCATCGAGAACAGCACGAGCAGGGTGTGGTCGCCCGTCTTCTCGACCACGATCCCGCGGCGCCCGAGGTAGGCGGCGACGATGCGCGCCGGGATCCCGCTCTCCAGGGTGCCCTCGACGGCGTCCGCCCCCGGGCAGGTGATCGTCACCTTGATCGGGTCGAGCAGGCAGTAGCCGTCCTCGAGGCCGTCGAAACCGTGCCAGGACGCTCCGGGCTCCAGCGTCCAGCACGCCGGTTCGGTCGCCAGCAGCTCCGGGTCGGCCTCGGCGAAATCGGTCGTCCGCCCGGTACGGGGGTCGGTGACCCGGGGCGGCTGCCACGCGCCGAAGAACCAGTCGGGCCGCCCGGGATCGGCGCGGACCCGTTCGGCCAGCCGCGCCATCGCCTGCCGGAACCGGACCGCCTCGACGATCGCCTCGCCCGTCAGGAACGCGCCGGACGGTCCGTCCATCATCGCCGTCGCGACGTCCAGCGAGGCGATCATCGGGTACAGCGGCGACGTCGAGGCGTGCATGAGGTAGGTCTCGTTGAAGCGCTCGTAGTCGACCGGGGCGCGCTCGGACGGGCGCACGTGCAGCATCGCCGACTGCGACAGCGCGGCCAGCAGCTTGTGACTGGACTGGGTCGCGAACACGGTGGGGCGCCCCGCCGGAAGGGTCCGGTCGTCGAGGGCCATGCCGTACCGGCGGGCGTACATCGGGTTGAACCGCGCGTAGGCGAACCACGCCTCGTCGAAGTGCAGGCGCGGGACGCTCTCCGCCAGCAGTTCGCCGACCCGCACGGCGTCGTAGCACAGCCCGTCGTAGGTCGAGTTGGTGATCACCGCGTAGGGGGGGTCGCCGGCGGGCGGCGAATGAGCGGCCAGCCGCTCGCGCACCGCCCCGGCCGCCAGCGCGGCGGGCGGCACCGGGCCCGCCAGCCCGAGCCCGTTGCGCTCGGGCACCAGGTAGACGGGACGGGCACCGGTGATGGTCAGCGCGTGCTGGATCGACTTGTGGCAGTTGCGGTCGACCAGCACCGCGTCGTCCCGCGCGATGGCGTGGTGGGCGACCACGCGGTTGGCGGTGGAGTTGCCGTTGACGACGAAGAACGTGCGGTCGGCGCCGAACACCCGGGCGGCGTTGCGCTCGGCGTCGCCGATCGGGCCGGTGTGGTCCAGCGGCGACCCCAGTTCGGGGACGGAGATGGACAGGTCGGTGCGCAGGAGCCGCTCCCCGAAGAAGTCGAAGAACGCCCGTCCGACCGGCGACTTCAGGAAGGCGACGCCGCCGGCGTGCGCGGGGGTGTGCCACGAGTAGTGGTGGTGGTTCTCCAGCCGGCGGAGGGCGCCGAAGAAGGGCGGGAGGAGCTGCTCGGCGTACCGCTCCGCCGCGTGCGCGATGCGCCCGGCGATGAAGTCGGGCGTGTCCTCCAGCGGGTAGAGGTAGCCCTGGACGACCTCGTACACCCACAGCGGCGGGTCCTCGCCCGAGGACACCAGGAACACCGGCAGCCGCTGGA
The nucleotide sequence above comes from Actinomadura algeriensis. Encoded proteins:
- a CDS encoding nitroreductase family deazaflavin-dependent oxidoreductase, with product MRVLITGASGFVGSHTVRALLEHGHTPRALVRDPGKATRVLEKLGVAAGDVEFVRGDMLDAGAVAEALDGCDAAIHAAAAIGVTGGAGDVVEANVTGTRNVVGGAVAAGLAPVVHVSTIGVFVPPSAPVITADAPLASPRTDYGRSKIAAERYARGLQDDGAPVTIVYPGGVFGPDQPVLDALPEGLAGALSLAWPLPGGGVSVLDVRDLAEALARAAESRQGPSRWVLGGHYLTWPRLAALCDRLTGVRPRGFRVPSAVMLGLGSALDAAKRVRPFGYPLTRDAAEFMVTLVPTDDRPILDALDLTLRPVQDTVADGLRWLAASGHLSPRRAGRLAPAEAPPDPTLLQRTLGPVFHRVSGAPWFAKVGPRIVPPVDRTLSRLTGGRFLIGQALVPSLVLTATGAVSGRPRRTPLACLPEPDGGWLVVGSNFGREKHPAWTGNLLKTPEAEVAFRGRNVPVKAHLLDDAEREEVWPRLVQVWPVYDRYVERAGRQLRIFRLTPR
- a CDS encoding VanZ family protein, with product MLVEMWQPAPPGERVPRHVIALRAAVAVAALGLLGAFCYVAFQFTLSPVRDRGQAGANFTPGDSLRFYLDRPAGEALVQIGGNLALFAPLGVLLPLVAKRLRGPLRLAVLTGLFSLAIELVQGAFVLGRAFDIDDVILNVAGVVLAYLLLGRRLSKSLRGS
- a CDS encoding Orn/Lys/Arg family decarboxylase, producing the protein MHRTILTLITEPSDSDTALAGQMHRVSAGLEELQFRMRWTHRGEDAMAVVGSDASLAAVLVSWEVPGADGLLRAVAERFQRLPVFLVSSGEDPPLWVYEVVQGYLYPLEDTPDFIAGRIAHAAERYAEQLLPPFFGALRRLENHHHYSWHTPAHAGGVAFLKSPVGRAFFDFFGERLLRTDLSISVPELGSPLDHTGPIGDAERNAARVFGADRTFFVVNGNSTANRVVAHHAIARDDAVLVDRNCHKSIQHALTITGARPVYLVPERNGLGLAGPVPPAALAAGAVRERLAAHSPPAGDPPYAVITNSTYDGLCYDAVRVGELLAESVPRLHFDEAWFAYARFNPMYARRYGMALDDRTLPAGRPTVFATQSSHKLLAALSQSAMLHVRPSERAPVDYERFNETYLMHASTSPLYPMIASLDVATAMMDGPSGAFLTGEAIVEAVRFRQAMARLAERVRADPGRPDWFFGAWQPPRVTDPRTGRTTDFAEADPELLATEPACWTLEPGASWHGFDGLEDGYCLLDPIKVTITCPGADAVEGTLESGIPARIVAAYLGRRGIVVEKTGDHTLLVLFSMGITKGKWGTLIDALFDFKNAYDGGVRLDALLPGFGPPGASLREFCDAAHGTLRDSDLGGLLDRVFTDLPEPVLTPAECHAALIRGGTERVPLDELPGRVVAATVVVTPPGIPMLMPGEAAGPADGPALAYLRALESFDLAFPDLAADVHGVRRDPGGRYLVEVVRR